A window of Amphiprion ocellaris isolate individual 3 ecotype Okinawa chromosome 12, ASM2253959v1, whole genome shotgun sequence contains these coding sequences:
- the LOC111566433 gene encoding gastrula zinc finger protein XlCGF57.1-like isoform X1 yields MDISVGEGTMSSAQCLRDFINGRLTAAAEEIFQVFEKTVLRYEEELARQRTLLDITWKPEIKLLRIDLPQQHVCKEEEEEEDLADQQLCYQERNSSLAQEEPDPPQIKEEQEELCTSQAGEQLLLKEETDIIMVTQTYEESNHSEPEPVSDQLLSHNSHLPESQTEEGYKLVQPESATNAEPEPNNKPHTNSSHSNDVDQSLSESPDTKKSFHCDFCGKAFQKKSQMQKHRRTHTDEKLYTCKTCGRSFTHSASLKVHMRIHTSEKPYSCKICGKRFNNSTSLTVHTRVHTGEKPYTCKMCGKSFSQSCHLTSHVRTHTGEKLYSCQTCGKSFVNSADVKIHMRTHTGEKPYFCDICEKNFIHSSHLKVHMRIHTGEKPYSCKTCGKGFSNSNSLKVHMRIHTGEKPYSCKACGKSFNQTCHLTAHMRTHTSDKLFSCKTCDENFSNSADLKVHMEIHTGEKPCSCKTCGKIFSYRSDLRAHMRIHTGEKPYSCKICGNNFRYTTSLKVHMRIHTGEKPYSCKICGKSFIQSCHLTSHMRNHTSEEPSSCKTCGDTFSSSADLEDHMKIHTGEHPDSGNT; encoded by the exons ATGGATATTTCAGTCGGCGAAGGAACAATGtcttcagctcagtgtttgAGGGACTTTATCAACGGGCGACTGAcggctgctgctgaggaaatATTTCAAGTCTTTGAAAAAACTGTCCTCCGGTACGAGGAGGAGCTCGCTCGGCAGCGCACACTGTTGGACATCACCTGGAAACCCGAGATAAAGTTACTCCGAATAG ACCTCCCTCAACAACATGTTtgtaaggaggaggaggaggaggaggatctcGCTGACCAGCAGCTTTGTTATCAGGAGAGGAACTCTAGTCTGGCACAGGAGGAACCAGATCCCccacagattaaagaggaacaggaggaactgtGCACCAGTCAGGCAGGAGAGCAGCTTCTACTGAAAGAGGAGACTGATATCATTATGGTTACTCAGACTTATGAGGAAAGTAACCACAGTGAACCAGAACCCGTCAGTGACCAGCTCCTCTCTCACAACTCTCATCTGCCTGAGAGCCAAACCGAGGAAGGATACAAGCTTGTACAGCCAGAGTCAGCTACAAATGCAGAGCCAGAGCCAAACAACAAACCTCACACAAACAGTAGTCACAGTAATGATGTAGATCAGTCTCTGTCAGAAAGTCCTGACACAAAAAAGTCTTTTCACTGTGACTTTTGTGGAAAAGCTTTTCAGAAAAAGTCCCAAATGCAGAAACATAGGAGGACTCACACTGATGAGAAGCTGTACACCTGCAAAACATGTGGGAGAAGTTTCACTCATAGCGCTTCCTTGAAAGTCCACATGAGAATCCACACAAGCGAAAAGCCGTACTCTTGCAAAATATGTGGGAAACGTTTCAATAATAGCACTTCCTTGACAGTTCACACCAGAgtccacacaggtgagaagccttATACCTGCAAAATgtgtgggaaaagtttcagtcaaAGTTGCCATTTGACTTCGCACGtaagaactcacacaggtgagaagctgTATTCTTGCCAAACATGTGGAAAAAGCTTCGTCAACAGCGCCGACGTGAAAATCCACATGAGAACCCACACGGGCGAGAAGCCGTATTTTTGCGATATATGCGAGAAAAATTTCATCCACAGTTCTCACCTGAAAGTCCACATGAGaatccacacaggtgagaagccgtattCTTGCAAaacatgtggaaagggattcagTAATAGCAATTCCTTGAAAGTCCACATGAGAATCCACACAGGCGAGAAGCCGTATTCTTGCAAAGCTTGTGGGAAAAGTTTTAACCAAACTTGTCATCTGACTgcccacatgagaactcacacaagtgacaagctgttttcttgtaaaacATGTGACGAAAATTTCAGTAACAGTGCCGACCTAAAAGTCCACATGGAAATCCACACAGGCGAGAAGCCGTGCTCCTGTAAAACATGTGGGAAGATATTCAGCTATAGGAGTGACCTGAGAGCCCACATGAGaatccacacaggtgagaaaccATATTCCTGCAAAATATGTGGGAACAATTTTAGATATACAACTTCTTTGAAAGTCCACATGAGaatccacacaggtgagaagccatattCTTGCAAAATTTGTGGGAAAAGTTTTATCCAAAGTTGTCATTTGACTTCCCACATGAGAAACCACACAAGTGAGGAGCCGTCTTCTTGTAAAACATGCGGGGACACTTTCAGTAGTAGCGCTGACCTGGAAGACCACATGAAAATCCACACAGGTGAGCATCCGGACTCTGGCAACACATGA
- the LOC111566433 gene encoding zinc finger protein 664-like isoform X5: protein MDISVGEGTMSSAQCLRDFINGRLTAAAEEIFQVFEKTVLRYEEELARQRTLLDITWKPEIKLLRIDLPQQHVCKEEEEEEDLADQQLCYQERNSSLAQEEPDPPQIKEEQEELCTSQAGEQLLLKEETDIIMVTQTYEESNHSEPEPVSDQLLSHNSHLPESQTEEGYKLVQPESATNAEPEPNNKPHTNSSHSNDVDQSLSESPDTKKSFHCDFCGKAFQKKSQMQKHRRTHTDEKLYTCKTCGRSFTHSASLKVHMRIHTSEKPYSCKICGKRFNNSTSLTVHTRVHTGEKPYTCKMCGKSFSQSCHLTSHVRTHTGEKLYSCQTCGKSFVNSADVKIHMRTHTGEKPYFCDICEKNFIHSSHLKVHMRIHTGEKPYSCKTCGKGFSNSNSLKVHMRIHTGEKPYSCKACGKSFNQTCHLTAHMRTHTSDKLFSCKTCDENFSNSADLKVHMEIHTGEKPCSCKTCGKIFSYRSDLRAHMRIHTDDCRP from the exons ATGGATATTTCAGTCGGCGAAGGAACAATGtcttcagctcagtgtttgAGGGACTTTATCAACGGGCGACTGAcggctgctgctgaggaaatATTTCAAGTCTTTGAAAAAACTGTCCTCCGGTACGAGGAGGAGCTCGCTCGGCAGCGCACACTGTTGGACATCACCTGGAAACCCGAGATAAAGTTACTCCGAATAG ACCTCCCTCAACAACATGTTtgtaaggaggaggaggaggaggaggatctcGCTGACCAGCAGCTTTGTTATCAGGAGAGGAACTCTAGTCTGGCACAGGAGGAACCAGATCCCccacagattaaagaggaacaggaggaactgtGCACCAGTCAGGCAGGAGAGCAGCTTCTACTGAAAGAGGAGACTGATATCATTATGGTTACTCAGACTTATGAGGAAAGTAACCACAGTGAACCAGAACCCGTCAGTGACCAGCTCCTCTCTCACAACTCTCATCTGCCTGAGAGCCAAACCGAGGAAGGATACAAGCTTGTACAGCCAGAGTCAGCTACAAATGCAGAGCCAGAGCCAAACAACAAACCTCACACAAACAGTAGTCACAGTAATGATGTAGATCAGTCTCTGTCAGAAAGTCCTGACACAAAAAAGTCTTTTCACTGTGACTTTTGTGGAAAAGCTTTTCAGAAAAAGTCCCAAATGCAGAAACATAGGAGGACTCACACTGATGAGAAGCTGTACACCTGCAAAACATGTGGGAGAAGTTTCACTCATAGCGCTTCCTTGAAAGTCCACATGAGAATCCACACAAGCGAAAAGCCGTACTCTTGCAAAATATGTGGGAAACGTTTCAATAATAGCACTTCCTTGACAGTTCACACCAGAgtccacacaggtgagaagccttATACCTGCAAAATgtgtgggaaaagtttcagtcaaAGTTGCCATTTGACTTCGCACGtaagaactcacacaggtgagaagctgTATTCTTGCCAAACATGTGGAAAAAGCTTCGTCAACAGCGCCGACGTGAAAATCCACATGAGAACCCACACGGGCGAGAAGCCGTATTTTTGCGATATATGCGAGAAAAATTTCATCCACAGTTCTCACCTGAAAGTCCACATGAGaatccacacaggtgagaagccgtattCTTGCAAaacatgtggaaagggattcagTAATAGCAATTCCTTGAAAGTCCACATGAGAATCCACACAGGCGAGAAGCCGTATTCTTGCAAAGCTTGTGGGAAAAGTTTTAACCAAACTTGTCATCTGACTgcccacatgagaactcacacaagtgacaagctgttttcttgtaaaacATGTGACGAAAATTTCAGTAACAGTGCCGACCTAAAAGTCCACATGGAAATCCACACAGGCGAGAAGCCGTGCTCCTGTAAAACATGTGGGAAGATATTCAGCTATAGGAGTGACCTGAGAGCCCACATGAGaatccacacag
- the LOC111566433 gene encoding gastrula zinc finger protein XlCGF57.1-like isoform X2, producing MDISVGEGTMSSAQCLRDFINGRLTAAAEEIFQVFEKTVLRYEEELARQRTLLDITWKPEIKLLRIDLPQQHVCKEEEEEEDLADQQLCYQERNSSLAQEEPDPPQIKEEQEELCTSQAGEQLLLKEETDIIMVTQTYEESNHSEPEPVSDQLLSHNSHLPESQTEEGYKLVQPESATNAEPEPNNKPHTNSSHSNDVDQSLSESPDTKKSFHCDFCGKAFQKKSQMQKHRRTHTDEKLYTCKTCGRSFTHSASLKVHMRIHTSEKPYSCKICGKRFNNSTSLTVHTRVHTGEKPYTCKMCGKSFSQSCHLTSHVRTHTGEKLYSCQTCGKSFVNSADVKIHMRTHTGEKPYFCDICEKNFIHSSHLKVHMRIHTGEKPYSCKTCGKGFSNSNSLKVHMRIHTGEKPYSCKACGKSFNQTCHLTAHMRTHTSDKLFSCKTCDENFSNSADLKVHMEIHTGEKPCSCKTCGKIFSYRSDLRAHMRIHTGEKPYSCKICGNNFRYTTSLKVHMRIHTGEKPYSCKICGKSFIQSCHLTSHMRNHTSEEPSSCKTCGDTFSSSADLEDHMKIHTDDCRP from the exons ATGGATATTTCAGTCGGCGAAGGAACAATGtcttcagctcagtgtttgAGGGACTTTATCAACGGGCGACTGAcggctgctgctgaggaaatATTTCAAGTCTTTGAAAAAACTGTCCTCCGGTACGAGGAGGAGCTCGCTCGGCAGCGCACACTGTTGGACATCACCTGGAAACCCGAGATAAAGTTACTCCGAATAG ACCTCCCTCAACAACATGTTtgtaaggaggaggaggaggaggaggatctcGCTGACCAGCAGCTTTGTTATCAGGAGAGGAACTCTAGTCTGGCACAGGAGGAACCAGATCCCccacagattaaagaggaacaggaggaactgtGCACCAGTCAGGCAGGAGAGCAGCTTCTACTGAAAGAGGAGACTGATATCATTATGGTTACTCAGACTTATGAGGAAAGTAACCACAGTGAACCAGAACCCGTCAGTGACCAGCTCCTCTCTCACAACTCTCATCTGCCTGAGAGCCAAACCGAGGAAGGATACAAGCTTGTACAGCCAGAGTCAGCTACAAATGCAGAGCCAGAGCCAAACAACAAACCTCACACAAACAGTAGTCACAGTAATGATGTAGATCAGTCTCTGTCAGAAAGTCCTGACACAAAAAAGTCTTTTCACTGTGACTTTTGTGGAAAAGCTTTTCAGAAAAAGTCCCAAATGCAGAAACATAGGAGGACTCACACTGATGAGAAGCTGTACACCTGCAAAACATGTGGGAGAAGTTTCACTCATAGCGCTTCCTTGAAAGTCCACATGAGAATCCACACAAGCGAAAAGCCGTACTCTTGCAAAATATGTGGGAAACGTTTCAATAATAGCACTTCCTTGACAGTTCACACCAGAgtccacacaggtgagaagccttATACCTGCAAAATgtgtgggaaaagtttcagtcaaAGTTGCCATTTGACTTCGCACGtaagaactcacacaggtgagaagctgTATTCTTGCCAAACATGTGGAAAAAGCTTCGTCAACAGCGCCGACGTGAAAATCCACATGAGAACCCACACGGGCGAGAAGCCGTATTTTTGCGATATATGCGAGAAAAATTTCATCCACAGTTCTCACCTGAAAGTCCACATGAGaatccacacaggtgagaagccgtattCTTGCAAaacatgtggaaagggattcagTAATAGCAATTCCTTGAAAGTCCACATGAGAATCCACACAGGCGAGAAGCCGTATTCTTGCAAAGCTTGTGGGAAAAGTTTTAACCAAACTTGTCATCTGACTgcccacatgagaactcacacaagtgacaagctgttttcttgtaaaacATGTGACGAAAATTTCAGTAACAGTGCCGACCTAAAAGTCCACATGGAAATCCACACAGGCGAGAAGCCGTGCTCCTGTAAAACATGTGGGAAGATATTCAGCTATAGGAGTGACCTGAGAGCCCACATGAGaatccacacaggtgagaaaccATATTCCTGCAAAATATGTGGGAACAATTTTAGATATACAACTTCTTTGAAAGTCCACATGAGaatccacacaggtgagaagccatattCTTGCAAAATTTGTGGGAAAAGTTTTATCCAAAGTTGTCATTTGACTTCCCACATGAGAAACCACACAAGTGAGGAGCCGTCTTCTTGTAAAACATGCGGGGACACTTTCAGTAGTAGCGCTGACCTGGAAGACCACATGAAAATCCACACAG
- the LOC111566433 gene encoding gastrula zinc finger protein XlCGF57.1-like isoform X4, which translates to MDISVGEGTMSSAQCLRDFINGRLTAAAEEIFQVFEKTVLRYEEELARQRTLLDITWKPEIKLLRIDLPQQHVCKEEEEEEDLADQQLCYQERNSSLAQEEPDPPQIKEEQEELCTSQAGEQLLLKEETDIIMVTQTYEESNHSEPEPVSDQLLSHNSHLPESQTEEGYKLVQPESATNAEPEPNNKPHTNSSHSNDVDQSLSESPDTKKSFHCDFCGKAFQKKSQMQKHRRTHTDEKLYTCKTCGRSFTHSASLKVHMRIHTSEKPYSCKICGKRFNNSTSLTVHTRVHTGEKPYTCKMCGKSFSQSCHLTSHVRTHTGEKLYSCQTCGKSFVNSADVKIHMRTHTGEKPYFCDICEKNFIHSSHLKVHMRIHTGEKPYSCKTCGKGFSNSNSLKVHMRIHTGEKPYSCKACGKSFNQTCHLTAHMRTHTSDKLFSCKTCDENFSNSADLKVHMEIHTGEKPCSCKTCGKIFSYRSDLRAHMRIHTAWPESSSSMTLRIKRTY; encoded by the exons ATGGATATTTCAGTCGGCGAAGGAACAATGtcttcagctcagtgtttgAGGGACTTTATCAACGGGCGACTGAcggctgctgctgaggaaatATTTCAAGTCTTTGAAAAAACTGTCCTCCGGTACGAGGAGGAGCTCGCTCGGCAGCGCACACTGTTGGACATCACCTGGAAACCCGAGATAAAGTTACTCCGAATAG ACCTCCCTCAACAACATGTTtgtaaggaggaggaggaggaggaggatctcGCTGACCAGCAGCTTTGTTATCAGGAGAGGAACTCTAGTCTGGCACAGGAGGAACCAGATCCCccacagattaaagaggaacaggaggaactgtGCACCAGTCAGGCAGGAGAGCAGCTTCTACTGAAAGAGGAGACTGATATCATTATGGTTACTCAGACTTATGAGGAAAGTAACCACAGTGAACCAGAACCCGTCAGTGACCAGCTCCTCTCTCACAACTCTCATCTGCCTGAGAGCCAAACCGAGGAAGGATACAAGCTTGTACAGCCAGAGTCAGCTACAAATGCAGAGCCAGAGCCAAACAACAAACCTCACACAAACAGTAGTCACAGTAATGATGTAGATCAGTCTCTGTCAGAAAGTCCTGACACAAAAAAGTCTTTTCACTGTGACTTTTGTGGAAAAGCTTTTCAGAAAAAGTCCCAAATGCAGAAACATAGGAGGACTCACACTGATGAGAAGCTGTACACCTGCAAAACATGTGGGAGAAGTTTCACTCATAGCGCTTCCTTGAAAGTCCACATGAGAATCCACACAAGCGAAAAGCCGTACTCTTGCAAAATATGTGGGAAACGTTTCAATAATAGCACTTCCTTGACAGTTCACACCAGAgtccacacaggtgagaagccttATACCTGCAAAATgtgtgggaaaagtttcagtcaaAGTTGCCATTTGACTTCGCACGtaagaactcacacaggtgagaagctgTATTCTTGCCAAACATGTGGAAAAAGCTTCGTCAACAGCGCCGACGTGAAAATCCACATGAGAACCCACACGGGCGAGAAGCCGTATTTTTGCGATATATGCGAGAAAAATTTCATCCACAGTTCTCACCTGAAAGTCCACATGAGaatccacacaggtgagaagccgtattCTTGCAAaacatgtggaaagggattcagTAATAGCAATTCCTTGAAAGTCCACATGAGAATCCACACAGGCGAGAAGCCGTATTCTTGCAAAGCTTGTGGGAAAAGTTTTAACCAAACTTGTCATCTGACTgcccacatgagaactcacacaagtgacaagctgttttcttgtaaaacATGTGACGAAAATTTCAGTAACAGTGCCGACCTAAAAGTCCACATGGAAATCCACACAGGCGAGAAGCCGTGCTCCTGTAAAACATGTGGGAAGATATTCAGCTATAGGAGTGACCTGAGAGCCCACATGAGaatccacacag
- the LOC111566433 gene encoding gastrula zinc finger protein XlCGF57.1-like isoform X3, with protein MDISVGEGTMSSAQCLRDFINGRLTAAAEEIFQVFEKTVLRYEEELARQRTLLDITWKPEIKLLRIDLPQQHVCKEEEEEEDLADQQLCYQERNSSLAQEEPDPPQIKEEQEELCTSQAGEQLLLKEETDIIMVTQTYEESNHSEPEPVSDQLLSHNSHLPESQTEEGYKLVQPESATNAEPEPNNKPHTNSSHSNDVDQSLSESPDTKKSFHCDFCGKAFQKKSQMQKHRRTHTDEKLYTCKTCGRSFTHSASLKVHMRIHTSEKPYSCKICGKRFNNSTSLTVHTRVHTGEKPYTCKMCGKSFSQSCHLTSHVRTHTGEKLYSCQTCGKSFVNSADVKIHMRTHTGEKPYFCDICEKNFIHSSHLKVHMRIHTGEKPYSCKTCGKGFSNSNSLKVHMRIHTGEKPYSCKACGKSFNQTCHLTAHMRTHTSDKLFSCKTCDENFSNSADLKVHMEIHTGEKPCSCKTCGKIFSYRSDLRAHMRIHTVSLVPELDASDVWLFSHQLA; from the exons ATGGATATTTCAGTCGGCGAAGGAACAATGtcttcagctcagtgtttgAGGGACTTTATCAACGGGCGACTGAcggctgctgctgaggaaatATTTCAAGTCTTTGAAAAAACTGTCCTCCGGTACGAGGAGGAGCTCGCTCGGCAGCGCACACTGTTGGACATCACCTGGAAACCCGAGATAAAGTTACTCCGAATAG ACCTCCCTCAACAACATGTTtgtaaggaggaggaggaggaggaggatctcGCTGACCAGCAGCTTTGTTATCAGGAGAGGAACTCTAGTCTGGCACAGGAGGAACCAGATCCCccacagattaaagaggaacaggaggaactgtGCACCAGTCAGGCAGGAGAGCAGCTTCTACTGAAAGAGGAGACTGATATCATTATGGTTACTCAGACTTATGAGGAAAGTAACCACAGTGAACCAGAACCCGTCAGTGACCAGCTCCTCTCTCACAACTCTCATCTGCCTGAGAGCCAAACCGAGGAAGGATACAAGCTTGTACAGCCAGAGTCAGCTACAAATGCAGAGCCAGAGCCAAACAACAAACCTCACACAAACAGTAGTCACAGTAATGATGTAGATCAGTCTCTGTCAGAAAGTCCTGACACAAAAAAGTCTTTTCACTGTGACTTTTGTGGAAAAGCTTTTCAGAAAAAGTCCCAAATGCAGAAACATAGGAGGACTCACACTGATGAGAAGCTGTACACCTGCAAAACATGTGGGAGAAGTTTCACTCATAGCGCTTCCTTGAAAGTCCACATGAGAATCCACACAAGCGAAAAGCCGTACTCTTGCAAAATATGTGGGAAACGTTTCAATAATAGCACTTCCTTGACAGTTCACACCAGAgtccacacaggtgagaagccttATACCTGCAAAATgtgtgggaaaagtttcagtcaaAGTTGCCATTTGACTTCGCACGtaagaactcacacaggtgagaagctgTATTCTTGCCAAACATGTGGAAAAAGCTTCGTCAACAGCGCCGACGTGAAAATCCACATGAGAACCCACACGGGCGAGAAGCCGTATTTTTGCGATATATGCGAGAAAAATTTCATCCACAGTTCTCACCTGAAAGTCCACATGAGaatccacacaggtgagaagccgtattCTTGCAAaacatgtggaaagggattcagTAATAGCAATTCCTTGAAAGTCCACATGAGAATCCACACAGGCGAGAAGCCGTATTCTTGCAAAGCTTGTGGGAAAAGTTTTAACCAAACTTGTCATCTGACTgcccacatgagaactcacacaagtgacaagctgttttcttgtaaaacATGTGACGAAAATTTCAGTAACAGTGCCGACCTAAAAGTCCACATGGAAATCCACACAGGCGAGAAGCCGTGCTCCTGTAAAACATGTGGGAAGATATTCAGCTATAGGAGTGACCTGAGAGCCCACATGAGaatccacacag